From bacterium:
GAGGCCAACTACGCTTCAGCCGGATGAGCCGGAAAAATGAATAGGCCGGGCGTCTTCGCAGCGCCCGGCCCTAAATGGCCATTTCCATCGTCTGTACTCCTGATCCTATGGCTGCTGATTCTACTTCCTGAGCCACCATAGGAGGTCTACGATGGAGAGGCCAAGGAGCACCGTGATCGGATCCATTGCTGCCCTCCATGACTGTGAATGGTTACGGCGGATTCACGGGACATCATCAGAATCGACCCTTACGGTGCGGGCTTGAGCCAAAATGATGCCGGAACGGGGGGGATTATCGTATCTCGTTGATACGCATGAGAATTAAAGTTCTATCATCGGATTGTTCCGGACCGCCGTAGGCGTCAACATTGGCAAAAATCCTGTCGATGAGGGCGGTCAGCTCCAGGTCGCGATGGATGCGCGCGTCCTCGATGAGGCGTTCTTCGCCGTAGAATTCGCTTCCCGTCTCGTCCGGTTGCTCCACCAGGCCGTCCGTGTAGAGCAACAGCAGATCGCCCTGCGCCAGTTCCAGGGTGCCGCGGGCAAAGCGCTGGCTGCGGTCGACACCCAGCATGGTGCCGCCCTTCTTCAGGCGCTCCACGTAGTCCCTGCCGGTGCGGAAGAGCAGGGGCGGATTCATGCCGGCGTTGGCGTAGAGCAGGCGACCGTCCGCGGCCGTGTAGATGCCATAGAAAAAGCTCACCAGCTGGGCCGCCGGGCCCAGACTGCAGATGGCCTGGTTGAGCGACCCCAGCACGTCCTCCGGTTCGGCCTGGCGGACGGCGGCGGTCCGGAAGGCGACGCGCAGCGTGGTCATCACCAGGGCCGCGGGCACGCCCTTGCCCGCCACGTCGGCGATGGCGAAGCCCACCGTGCGCGGATCCATCCGGAAGTAGTCGAAATAGTCGCCGCCCACCTCGCGGCACGAATCCATGCGTCCGAGGACCTCGGAGCCCGGCAGGTACAGGGGTTCGCTGGGCACCAGGTTGGTCTGGATGCGTTGGGCGACGGACATCTCCGTTTCCAGGCGCTTGCGCTCCAGGCGCTCCTGGTAGAGGCGGCCGATCTCGACCAGCGCCGCCGCCTGTACCGAGAAGGTATGCAGGTTGGAGACGTCGGCCTGCGAGTACAGCGAACCGTCCGTCTTGGCGCCGAAGGCGAGCAGGCCCCGCAGGCGATTGCCGGTGATCAGGGGAACGAACAGCTGGACGCGCAATTCGGCCAGCAGCGAACGCGTGTCGTCGTCGGTGGCGGGCATGGTGTCGAGTCCATCCAGCTCCTCGGCGTAGATGGGGCGATGCGCCGTCATCAACACGCGGCAGAGGGTGCCGTCCGGTGACAGCTTCGCGACGCTCGGCTTGGGCCGTCCGTCCTCGCTGTGCAGGCCGCGCAGGATCTGGTGGTCGTCCTGCTCCAGATAGAGCGCGATGCAGGTCGGTCGGTAGAGGGCGTGCAGTTGGCGCAGCATCGTATCCGGCGCCGTGGCGCCCTCGCTGAGATCGGAGAGCTCGTGGCTGAGGCGTTGCAGGGCCTCGCGCGTGGCCTCGCGGGCGGGATAGAAGGTGCGGTCGAGCCAGCGGTGCAACAGGCGGCGCAGGGGGTTGAGCGCCAGGGCCGGGCCCATCACCGCCAGCAGCACGATCGGCAGGTCGGAACTGTGGAAGTACGCGGTCAGCGTGTGACCGAGCACGCCGACCACGAGCGCATAGAACGCGACCACCAGGATGGTCAGGATTCCGTAGATGAGGCTGTGGCGCACTACGTACTCGAGATCCAGGGCTCCGTAGCGCAGGATGGCCAGGCCGAAGCTCAGAGGCACCAGCACCAGCGAGAAGCCGAGCCACTCGCTGTGCGCGATGGCCGACGGCGGCGACGCGCTGAACAGGATGATGCCTGCCAGGAAGGGACCGAAGCCGGCCAGCAGGCCGACCAGGACCAACCTAAGCTTGGTATGCTCCACCGGCCTGCCGCGGCGGAAGACCTTGCGGGCGAAGACGACCAGTCCGGCCAGCATGTAGACCAGGAAATAGACCGCGGACAGCTGCTGCACCAGGGCCACCAGCAGCGAAGAGGTGGGGTCCAGACGCGCGCTCTGGGCGTAGATGCTGAGCAGGAACAGGGGCGCCGCCGGCAGCATCAGCAGGCGATGGCGCATGAGATTGCGCGGCGTCAGATGCGGGCGGTCGGGGAAGTAGAGGAAGAAGCGCAGGAAGACCGCCGGCAGGAGGAGATGGGCCAGGTCCCGCGCGGTCTCCTTCAGGATCATGTACGTGTAAGATGGCCA
This genomic window contains:
- a CDS encoding SpoIIE family protein phosphatase, with amino-acid sequence MRDNEFGPQPTPEDATARWLRRGALYVLAPLLLILEVPVAIHVAQAPTTGMAVHNLTVRTVDPGSPAARAGLEPGDRLLAIDGAPVATMVDYFVAIAGHYDLETQTYLLQRGDGFFTAPVTPGRPSRARIIWNYGMSLAGLAFLLMGWLILARRYDMVARYFFGVCATFAFFLMDVPDWPSYTYMILKETARDLAHLLLPAVFLRFFLYFPDRPHLTPRNLMRHRLLMLPAAPLFLLSIYAQSARLDPTSSLLVALVQQLSAVYFLVYMLAGLVVFARKVFRRGRPVEHTKLRLVLVGLLAGFGPFLAGIILFSASPPSAIAHSEWLGFSLVLVPLSFGLAILRYGALDLEYVVRHSLIYGILTILVVAFYALVVGVLGHTLTAYFHSSDLPIVLLAVMGPALALNPLRRLLHRWLDRTFYPAREATREALQRLSHELSDLSEGATAPDTMLRQLHALYRPTCIALYLEQDDHQILRGLHSEDGRPKPSVAKLSPDGTLCRVLMTAHRPIYAEELDGLDTMPATDDDTRSLLAELRVQLFVPLITGNRLRGLLAFGAKTDGSLYSQADVSNLHTFSVQAAALVEIGRLYQERLERKRLETEMSVAQRIQTNLVPSEPLYLPGSEVLGRMDSCREVGGDYFDYFRMDPRTVGFAIADVAGKGVPAALVMTTLRVAFRTAAVRQAEPEDVLGSLNQAICSLGPAAQLVSFFYGIYTAADGRLLYANAGMNPPLLFRTGRDYVERLKKGGTMLGVDRSQRFARGTLELAQGDLLLLYTDGLVEQPDETGSEFYGEERLIEDARIHRDLELTALIDRIFANVDAYGGPEQSDDRTLILMRINEIR